Proteins from a genomic interval of Nocardioides jishulii:
- a CDS encoding threonine aldolase family protein — protein sequence MSDLVDLRSDTLTQPTGAMRRAMADAPVGDDVYGEDPTVLELQERVAELFGHEAALFTPTGSMANVLAVRSVVAPGQEVLCESSAHIARAELGAHAVYNQVTMRTWTHPRGQVDLDAVRHLHAPDMGPFFVPTAAVSVENTHNFAGGAVTGIDDLRALRGWADEVGCAVHLDGARIWNAHVATGTSLRDYGTIADVLAVCLSKGLGAPVGSLLVGSTEAMTEARVWRKRMGGGMRQVGVLAAAGLYALDRHVERLATDHAHARLLAKACGVDPTTVDTNIVVLEHHDALGFVDAAAREGVRVSAVGPRTVRLVTHLGVDEAGARRAATVLARLVEAV from the coding sequence GTGAGCGACCTCGTGGACCTGCGTTCCGACACCCTGACCCAGCCGACCGGGGCGATGCGCCGTGCCATGGCTGATGCGCCCGTGGGCGACGACGTCTACGGGGAGGACCCGACGGTCCTCGAGCTGCAGGAGCGGGTGGCCGAGCTCTTCGGCCACGAGGCCGCCCTCTTCACCCCGACCGGATCCATGGCCAACGTCCTGGCTGTGCGCAGCGTCGTGGCTCCCGGGCAGGAGGTGCTCTGCGAGAGCTCGGCCCACATCGCGCGCGCCGAGCTCGGGGCCCACGCTGTCTACAACCAGGTGACGATGCGCACCTGGACGCACCCGCGTGGTCAGGTCGACCTCGACGCCGTGCGTCACCTGCACGCACCGGACATGGGGCCGTTCTTCGTGCCGACCGCTGCCGTGTCGGTGGAGAACACCCACAACTTCGCTGGCGGCGCCGTGACCGGGATAGACGACCTTCGGGCACTGCGCGGCTGGGCGGACGAGGTGGGTTGCGCGGTGCACCTCGACGGCGCCCGGATCTGGAACGCCCACGTCGCCACGGGCACGTCCCTGCGCGACTACGGAACGATTGCCGACGTGCTGGCCGTCTGCCTCTCCAAGGGGCTGGGCGCCCCGGTGGGCTCGCTCCTGGTGGGGTCGACCGAGGCGATGACCGAGGCACGGGTGTGGCGCAAGCGGATGGGTGGCGGCATGCGTCAGGTCGGCGTGCTCGCGGCCGCGGGCCTGTACGCCCTCGACCGCCACGTCGAGCGGCTGGCCACCGACCACGCCCACGCCCGGCTGCTCGCGAAGGCCTGCGGCGTCGACCCGACGACCGTGGACACCAACATCGTGGTCCTCGAGCACCACGACGCCCTGGGCTTCGTCGACGCGGCGGCGCGCGAGGGCGTACGCGTCTCGGCCGTCGGTCCGCGCACCGTACGCCTGGTCACGCACCTGGGTGTCGACGAGGCCGGTGCCCGGCGAGCGGCGACGGTGCTGGCGCGCCTGGTCGAGGCCGTCTGA